A stretch of the bacterium genome encodes the following:
- a CDS encoding cytochrome c biogenesis protein ResB: MNTTTPNNSTPHVSRKPKWWAMLSTMKFAIWILIVLGVLSLASLFSGELVDPLWMKQEPGNAAGAFGQLVYKTLEMDRPFSSWWYRLLIGVLSLSLFACVLERTPIVWRMWSRKPELDPRVVNERTAHIYLTTSETAKNLIDRLSKSFSTRANYEGVWVGESGRPALWGPLMTHIGLLLIAIGGLVGSFGGEHTRAGGYAGDTVSVEGMPFEVRIDSFRIEYYPLQPGQWVLVDNEWIGRLVEKDSPNSWRIERRSQMGGTEFVSMEEEWISNDWDIRSTGGNIKQYISSVTILEDGQEVDKKQISVNTPLRYAGFRLYQSSYDPDRPRVIASYDQITLTVSDTLGNLLHSIPLKQGESVDIPGDTIKITAGKLLPDFKLDARRMAYSASATMQNPAVEMLAQGPNGFERTIWSFLQMKGHQITIGNSLYEATDIVNPRAEAGIATIFEVRRTLGTEFLWLGFAVASIGLILCFYMIHRIVYVQLPTAEAPVTRVYAFSKKMIRGFEHDLKAIADQPGCEVNMVVQPEIDHY; this comes from the coding sequence ATGAACACAACCACTCCTAATAACAGCACTCCGCACGTCAGCCGCAAACCAAAGTGGTGGGCCATGCTCTCCACCATGAAGTTTGCCATCTGGATTCTGATTGTCCTCGGCGTGCTCTCGCTTGCGTCTCTCTTCAGCGGCGAACTTGTGGACCCGCTCTGGATGAAGCAGGAACCGGGCAATGCGGCGGGTGCTTTCGGACAACTGGTGTACAAAACACTCGAAATGGACAGGCCGTTCAGCTCGTGGTGGTACCGTCTGTTGATCGGCGTCCTGTCGCTCTCGCTCTTCGCCTGTGTGCTCGAACGCACGCCCATTGTCTGGCGGATGTGGAGCCGCAAGCCGGAGCTTGACCCGCGTGTCGTCAACGAACGCACCGCTCACATCTATCTCACCACTTCCGAGACCGCCAAGAATCTGATAGACCGGCTCTCCAAATCCTTTTCCACGCGCGCCAACTACGAAGGCGTCTGGGTTGGTGAGTCGGGTCGTCCCGCGCTCTGGGGGCCGTTGATGACACATATCGGTTTGCTCCTCATTGCCATCGGCGGACTCGTCGGATCATTCGGCGGGGAACATACGCGCGCGGGCGGATATGCAGGAGATACCGTCTCGGTCGAAGGCATGCCCTTCGAAGTTCGCATCGACAGCTTTCGAATTGAATACTATCCGCTTCAGCCCGGTCAATGGGTGCTCGTCGACAATGAGTGGATTGGCCGTCTCGTTGAAAAAGACAGCCCCAATTCATGGCGCATCGAACGCCGTAGTCAGATGGGCGGCACCGAGTTTGTCTCTATGGAGGAAGAGTGGATTTCCAACGACTGGGATATTCGCTCCACTGGCGGAAACATCAAGCAGTATATCAGCAGCGTCACCATTCTCGAAGACGGGCAGGAGGTCGACAAGAAGCAAATCTCCGTCAATACACCTCTGCGTTACGCGGGCTTTCGTCTCTATCAAAGCTCTTACGACCCCGACCGCCCGCGCGTGATTGCCTCCTATGACCAGATTACCTTGACTGTCTCCGATACCCTGGGCAATCTCCTGCACAGCATCCCGCTGAAGCAAGGCGAAAGCGTGGACATTCCCGGTGACACCATCAAGATCACCGCCGGCAAACTGCTGCCAGACTTCAAGCTCGACGCACGCCGCATGGCCTATTCCGCCAGCGCCACGATGCAGAATCCCGCAGTGGAAATGCTCGCGCAGGGTCCCAACGGCTTTGAACGGACCATCTGGTCCTTCCTCCAGATGAAGGGGCATCAGATTACCATCGGCAATTCCCTCTACGAAGCTACCGACATCGTTAATCCCCGCGCTGAAGCCGGAATCGCGACTATCTTCGAAGTCCGTCGCACGCTCGGAACTGAATTCCTGTGGCTCGGCTTTGCCGTGGCAAGTATCGGCCTGATTCTCTGCTTCTACATGATTCATCGCATCGTCTACGTGCAGCTTCCGACCGCCGAAGCTCCCGTCACGCGCGTCTACGCCTTCAGCAAGAAAATGATTCGCGGCTTCGAGCATGACCTTAAAGCAATCGCCGATCAGCCCGGCTGCGAAGTCAACATGGTCGTTCAGCCTGAAATTGATCACTACTGA